Part of the Antechinus flavipes isolate AdamAnt ecotype Samford, QLD, Australia chromosome 2, AdamAnt_v2, whole genome shotgun sequence genome is shown below.
AAGAGCCCTGAAGGTGGACCTGAGATTTTTGTTTACAAGCAGGCCTTTAAGGTACTTCTCTATAGGGGCATCCTTCTTTCCTTGGATATTTAGAGTTCTCCAGAACCTTACCCTAGTTCAGAGACTTGAATAATCTAGAAATAGATCTTGTCCTGGAGTCAACCAGTGATTGGTCAGGATTTCAAATGCTGAACCAAGCTCAGGAGAGCAGTACCTACCACCAGGAAATCCagggataaaatgagaataataatttgtGATCTAGAACCTTggggtcaaactcaaatagaaaagtaTCTCTGTAAGCCACatagtgacttagaaaatcacaaataaacattatttattaaacatttcccaattacattttaactgGCTGCACTCAGGAGTTTTGCCAGTGAAAAGTTTGATACCTCTGATGTAGAATACATAGGCACTGAAAATACTACTTGACCAGAGTGACTAACCAAAGGGAATGATGCAAAATTCTTGCTTAGTTACCAGGTGCTATTGCTGTTTTCCACAGTTATGGTTTTGCTCAAGACCTGAATCAATAGAATTAGAATCATTTTCTGTGCCTCCAGTTTTTATTCTAAAGCTACATTCAGGCTCTTGGAGGTCTGGTTTGTATGAGATGTACCACCTGCTCAGTTATTCACTCTCCACACCTGCTCAGTTATTCACTCTCCACACCTGCTCAGTTATTCACTCTcgtctccttttttcccctttcagactGCAGACATGGGGCTGACAGAGAACATTGGGGACAGCGGGCTCTGCTTTGAGCTGTGGTTCCGAAGACGGCGTTCCCGGGAAGCATACACACTTCAGGCCACCTCATCTGAGATTAAACACAAATGGACAAGCTCCATTGCCCAGCTACTTTGGAGACAGGCAGCCCACAACAAGGGTACCAGAAGAAAGCTTAGGAGTTCAAGCAGACTGAAGGGAGGGTGGTGGTAGAGAAGGAGCAAAAGACGCGGGAGGGGGAGGGCTGACAAGAGGCTGGTGGTCAAGCAGGagcagaggtgagaagggagggagaagtgacagtgtccctgttttcccagaaCTTCGAGTGCAACAGATGGTATCCATGGGCATTGGAAACAAACCCTTTTTGGACATCAAAGCCCTTGGGGAGAGGACCCTGAGTGCCTTGCTCACAGGGAGAGGTGAGGATCAAGATAaagttttcctccctccctccttgcccAAGAAGCACTCAGAACCTTGAAGATGAGGGAATAATCCCAGACGGGGGTTGGTGGGTAAGAGATAAAGAGGCGTGGCAAAATCTTTCTAGGAATTGTGGGACTAAGGGACATTCCATGGGACCAAGGAGCATTATGGGGAGacaacacccagcccctcccttcCACACAACCCCCTTTCTGCAGCTGCTCGAACCCGGGCCTCCGTGGCTGTCTCTTCTTTCGAGCATGTCGGCCCCTCCCTACCCTGCCTCTCCCCCGGAGCCTGCTCCCTGCCGGCCCGCGTCGAGGAGGAGGCCTGGGACCTGGACATCAAGCAGATCTCCCTGGGTGAGGCACCATGAGCAGCAGTGGCCCTGCACCCTGGCGATGCCCCTAACTGGATGCTCCTAACAGCTAGTTCACCATGGCAATGCTTAGGGTTTGCCTGTAACTGGGAGATTTTTCTTGCCTTAGCCAAGTAGCCTTGTTGCTGTGATGGGTTTGTACACCTTCCCAATCCTGAAGTACCTTCTACCTTATTGCTAGGGCGACGCTTACAGCGGACTATTTTTTCAGGAGCCGTTCCTCTATACCCCTCTCTCTAGCTCTCCCTTGGTCGCTATGGAAACTGCCTCAGCTTCCTGTTGTGCTCTCCTGGTTCACCATGGCAATACTTACAGCTTCCTGTCGCTTCTTCCCTGGTTACTCTAATGATGCAGCTGACAATTTCCTGCCTTTTACTGGGGGAGGGTTCCCCTGCAACCGGGTTGCTATGGTGACTCACAGCTTCCTGTTGCTAGGGAGTTTTTCCTCTATGCTTCTACAGCCTGGTTGCTTAAGGTAATCTGGAGGGGTTCTATACACTGCTCTCATCCCAGCTTCCCCTCCAGCACCTGAATCACCGGACTCTTCTGGCGAAGTGTCCCCGAGAGCAAGAAGCAGCCCCAGCCTACAGCACTCCAACCTTAGGAGCAGCACCCCTCTTCTGCCTGGTGGAGGGATCTTGGGGTTTGCCCGCCCGGTGAGTTCCTACAATGGGGCCAGGTCTGGAAATGATCTCTTTATATGTGATTTCTCCCATTCATAGAGTTTGTTAATCAGGAACGTCGTCCTTCACAATTTAAACCAGAGATCAAAATATTCCTAGATACAGGAGAGAATTTTATAAGCAATAGAATGGCAGggtggaagaaaaaaagtaaatgatacTTAGGGTAGGGCTTAAGCTaaactaacaaaatccaaaaatataGGGAGATCCCTTTGGTGTAAGTGGTACAATACCAGATTCTAGTTCCAAGAACTAATCCAGGCTAGCTTTCAGTGGTAAATTGGCCTGctatttgctagctgtgtaacctcAGGCAACACTTAATGCTCCTTGACtcctattttcttcatctataaaatgaggctggTAACATCTAGCTACTTCAGAGACATTGAGAGGATCAATTGAGATCATATATACAAAGTGTTTATGGCTATAAAGAACTATATTAAATCTCAGCTAATATTATTAAAAAGGTACAGGGTTGGTAGGGGAACAGCTAAAAAGTTATCTTTCTAGCTCACATTAAGTTTCTCTTTTCTTAGAGCCATACTCGAGCCCCAAGTGATCCCACCACTCCTCTGTGACCCTGGAGCTCTGGGGTGAGTCATAAGATCCTTTTCCCCACCCAGCACTCCCCTCCACTTAGATGTTCCCAGCTACCCTTCTCTACCCCCCAGTTCCCAGGCATCAATTCTTCCTCTATTCAACTTTCACTCTTCTTTCTTGCAGAGTAGGTCCAGAATGCAACAGGAGCACCACCTTTGAAGGACATTTTGGGTTGGGGTGGAGGCATAATATAGGCATGAGAGAATGTCAtgcttcttcctttcatttttattttctgggaAAGAGGGGTCAAGGGACCAGTGCATTATTATACTGCTCCCCCCTACCCCTTGCTCTTCCTAGCTTGGTGCCTTTGCCTGCGGGACCCAAGGTGACTACATCTGCTCATCAGTGAAACCCTGAAATAGGAGCAAttatccctcttccctttcttccttaatCCTAACCCATCCTCTAGAAAATATATCACTGCACATGCCCAGTACTCCTCTACCCAcaactttttatttctcttccatcCCTTACTCCTCCCTAAAGGAAATCATCTCTTCGGGGCAAACTGGAGTATTATGGGAAATGGACCATCACAGGAGACAGAACTATGCAAATTGTTGTGGGAGGAAAGGGTTGGGGAACCTGAAAGTATCTTCTATGTAATTAtgttattataattactattgccATATTAAATGTATTTACTGGAGTCATCTCCTGGAAACAGGAAATCTTCTTAGTCTCTTGGAATGAATGAGACAACACTTTAATTTGAACACTTTCCCAGAATTATTCCCATGGCCAGAAtggataaaactgaattttaagtaaaaaaggcattttatgtgactttggacttCTAATCTGAAAAATGCTTGAACTACAAGCCCTCTACAATCTAAATCTACCATCAAAGCTTTGATCCTACAACTAATAGGACATACAAATAAGGCTAGATAAATGCAGGGAGGTTTATCACAAAAAGACTGACTATGAGGTAATGATTTATTTTGGTGGGCAGGGTGTCACTGCAAATCATGAAGTACCTACTTACTAAAGCATGGAAATGATTACAATCTCCCTCTGAAGGTAGTACCCACAAGGATGAAATCATAACTCTTCTGAATTATTTAAGTAAGCCAGGTGCCATCCACACTCCCATCACAAATCAAAAGCCGTTGGTGCAAGAAACCTGACTCTGAAACTCTTTATAGACTGGCAGTGAGACCACCAAGGGTAAGACGCTGCCTTTTAAGTCCTCTTCTACCCACCCACCTCTGTTGGTAGTCCTGGCTGCTTCCAGGGAACTCTGGGTCCAACGGACAATGTCTGAGTTGACTGACAAACAGTAGGACATAGGCCGACAGAAGGACACAGTGCCTAGTGCCTTAAGACACCTGTTTATTGGGGAAAACCGGGTCTGCGGGGATCGTACCAAAAATAGCAACGTCTACAGGACCCCTGCTAGGGACAGGAGGAGGGTGGGACGGTCCCCCTCGTACAAAAATAAACTCTCACGACTATGGACCAGCAAGGACTGGTGGGGTGGCCCTCTCTACCGGGTCCCCTTCCCCGCCCTCGGAATCTGCTCTCTGCCCCCCACCTCCGCCACTCTAAGGCACTGTGACTCTCCCCAGGACAGGGTGGACACCGCCCTCCAACCCACACATCCCAGGCTGTCTTCTCCCGGCTCTGCCCAGATCTGCCTGAGGACTGGATGTGGGTTCCGAGCTGCCCCCTGCTGGCTGCCCTACCCAACTACCTCTAGTGATTTCCCGCTCCCTCAAGGTGAGCGCTCTCTCTAGTCTACCTGCCCCTAAATGGGCTCCCTATCGTTCCTGCCCTCCCACCCCAGCCCCTGCAGCCTCCCCCTGTCGGGACAGCCCAGGGCTCCCATTCCCGTCCTGTGGAGGGCTGGGGGTCAACTCCCCTGACAGGACGCAAgctgaggagggaggggaaggagcagACTGGGGTGGCCTGCGACCCCGAGCCCTACGGCTGTGATGCACTTGCAGATGCAAAGCCATGAGCTCGGGAGCTCCAGTGGCAAAAGGGCAGAAGAGGCAGCGGTGCAGGGAGCCCCCGGCCCCGGCCTCACCTCCGGTCCCCGCCCGCAGGGACAGGTCCAGAGGCTCAGCTTCACCACCTCGCCCATTGCGCAGGGTCCTCCCGGGGCTCACAGGTTTACGACGGGAGGGGGCAGTGGCGCTGGAAGGGAGGCGGGAGCTCATGGCACCCTCCGCCCAGGTTGGGGGCGTAGGATTGGGTTTGGCCCCTTGGGATGGAGCTGAGCCCCGttgaggagggggtggaggctCCGGAGGTGGCCCGGGTCCTGCCCCACTCCTTTGCTCTCGATGGTGGCGCTGCAGGTGATATTTGAGGGAGCCCGACTGAGTACCAGCGTAATCGCAGTGGGGACACTTGTAGGGGCGCTCACCTGTAGAGAGCAGAAAATTTAGTTGAGAAGAGCTGTGCCCACCAGAGACCCTTATCTTTGCCTTTCATGGGCTTGCATGTCAGAAAATGTGCAGGGTGGTCCCCTCCTCGGAGTTGTAAGGCTTAAAGGAATCAGGACTGACCCCAAACCAGTGACCCCCACCCATTTTTTAAGGTCCCCCCACAACTATGACTCCCTCATAAAATGCCTGCCACAGACATCTCCACTTCTGGGCAAGAGATACTTCTCATCCTCCCAAAATCAAgtgctttccttttccttttcaaaatctgCATAATTTCCAGCCCCTGGAGCCCTGAGATAACCCTCATCTCACCTGTATGAACCCGCAGATGCACTTTGAGGTGGTGTGCAGAACGGAAGGATTTTCCACAGAAGGGGCAGTCCTTGCCAGAGGCTCCCCGGCCCCCTTCAGGCCTTGCTCCCCCTACTAACAGCCCATTCTCTtctgcaatacatgttaaaagaGTCGAGTTAAGAGGCTAAGATCTCCCTAGTTGGacttaaaaaatgcaaattgggGCTCTATAAGTGGAAAGGGAGTGTCAAGGAATGAGAGGCAGACTAGCGGGGAATCAATGCTCTGCGTGTAGGAACATGCTATCAAGAATAAGCATCTAAGAAATACTGGAACAATGAAGGACCCgaaatgcaaaaagagaaaaagaggatgaTGTACAGGCCCACAGGGGTTACACAGACTCCTAGTTACATATACATACCCTGGGAGGCTGCAGACCGGGGTTGGCCCCCCGCAGTAGGAGCAGGATGACCAGAGCCTTCCCCTGGCCGCCTATGAAGTGAAGCCAGCGCTCCAAGGGCCCTGCTCCGAGTCCAGCTGTCGTCCTCTGcttccaccaccacctcctcttcctcttcctcttgctCCTCCAGGCGGGGACGACGCTCCCGGGCCGGGAGTGGGCGGAACCCCCCGAAGCCCCGGCCAACCCCTGGCTCCGTGCCCTCCCCGTTAGGCCTGGCTTTTCCAGCTCTCAAGCTCAGGTAACCCAGTAGGCCCGGGGGCTCGCCTCGATCGCCCTGTGGCGGAGCTGGGGCTAACAGCAGCGCTGGGCCCAGGGGCTCATAAGCCAATAAGCCCAGGTCAGGAGGGGGAGGGGCCCGAGGAGGACCCGAGCCGGGCCCTGGCGCACGCAGTGCTCCCAGCTTGCTGGCGTGCAccttcatgtggtttttgaggaacCAAGGCTCCTTGAAGCAGCGGCCGCAGACAGGGCACGCGTGGTCGAAGGAGGCCTTATGCTTGCGCATGTGGCCTTTGAGGAACCAGGACTGAGTGAAGCTCTGGCCGCAGACTTGACAACGGAACTCTGGGGGCGCCGGAGGTTCCTCGGGGGCGGTGGCTGGAGCTGGGGcaggctccggctccggctccggctcggGTTCGAGCTCTGGGGCCGACTCGGATTCTGGCTGGGGCAGGGACAGGGGCAGGGGAAGAGGCAGGGGGAGGGGTTGAGGCCCAGCCGAGGCGGCCGCCAAGGGGCGCTCGGGAGCGCCATGAGCTGTCAGGCTGTGGCGCAGCAGCTCCTCCTCCTGGCTGGACCCGAAGCTGCACAGGTTGCATTTCCAAGGCCGGTGGAGGATGTGCAGGTGGCGTTCACGTTCCGCGGCCGTGCGGAACTTGCCTTTGCAGAAGGGACAACGGAAGGCAGGTAGAGTTGGGAccggggccggggccggagcCGGAGCGGGCAGCTCTGCGGAGGGCGTAGATTGCAGGAGCGCCCCGGGCGCATTGCCCAGCCGGGCCTCCCGCAACAGGGCGCGCTCCTCCAGCTCCAACAGCAAGCGCGCGGCGGGGCTGCGCGGGCGCTCTGGCTGGTGCGTGCGCAAGTGCAAGCGCAGCAAAGCCCTTTGAGCCGTGCGGTGGCCGCAGTGCGGGCACTGGAAGGGCTGGGCGCCTGGGTGGGCCCGCAGATGCAGCGCCAGAATCGAATTGAAGCGAAAGCGCTTCCCGCATACTGGGCACGGGAAGCGCCGCCCGCCCCCTCGGCTTTCGGGCCAGCCAGCTGCTCCCATTCCTGCCGGCCCCCCGCTCACGCCCGGCCCGTTGGAGTAACGCTGGAGGTCCAGCTCGCCGTCGAAGGCTGGCAGGGCAAGGGGGCCGCCCGGGGAGCGAGGACGTGAGCCCTGCCAAGACAGGAGCGGAGGAGTCGGGTCAAGAGAGGATACAAGGAAGAGGGAAGTGGGGAACCGGAAGATAAGAACTATGGGGGCGGGAAAAGGGAGGATCAAGGGACAGCAGAGCCCCAAGGGGAGAAGAGAGTGGTAGGAATTAGAGAAGCAAAGTAATAtacctcccctccaaaaaacccGACCAACCACCGTCTCCACATACATCTCCAACCCCCAATTCTGCTTCTTGCCTCTGGCACGCAATGGGAGCAAGGATAATGGATTGCTTTAGGAAGGGGCAACGGCATCACTCACCTCCATGGACTCACTTCACATTCTTTGGTGCCAGGGATtgtagggaggagggaaagcctCTGGTGGAAGCGTCTGGGGCAAGGGGgctagagagagagagccagattCCCAATATGAGACCATAGGTTTCCAGGTGGAAGAGATTCAAAAGACTCTTCCCACTCCAAAACTCAAATATAgatatcctttcttttctcctaaacTGAAGGGGGAGGGGCACAGAGATTTCCTCTAATTCCTCCGAAATTGAAACCCTTGATCCCCCAGCCCCACCAAGCAATAAGTGAGAATTTCTAAACTCACAACTCTTCCCTTGCTGACTTTTGCCAGTTATCCTGGAGTCTATCTCATGTACCGATTCTTCCATTATGAAGGGGAAGGGAGTGGACTTCATAATGCCCCCATATATGCCAAGTTGGACTGAGCATTTCCCTTGGTCAAGTG
Proteins encoded:
- the ZNF219 gene encoding zinc finger protein 219, translated to MEGSRPRSPGGPLALPAFDGELDLQRYSNGPGVSGGPAGMGAAGWPESRGGGRRFPCPVCGKRFRFNSILALHLRAHPGAQPFQCPHCGHRTAQRALLRLHLRTHQPERPRSPAARLLLELEERALLREARLGNAPGALLQSTPSAELPAPAPAPAPVPTLPAFRCPFCKGKFRTAAERERHLHILHRPWKCNLCSFGSSQEEELLRHSLTAHGAPERPLAAASAGPQPLPLPLPLPLSLPQPESESAPELEPEPEPEPEPAPAPATAPEEPPAPPEFRCQVCGQSFTQSWFLKGHMRKHKASFDHACPVCGRCFKEPWFLKNHMKVHASKLGALRAPGPGSGPPRAPPPPDLGLLAYEPLGPALLLAPAPPQGDRGEPPGLLGYLSLRAGKARPNGEGTEPGVGRGFGGFRPLPARERRPRLEEQEEEEEEVVVEAEDDSWTRSRALGALASLHRRPGEGSGHPAPTAGGQPRSAASQEENGLLVGGARPEGGRGASGKDCPFCGKSFRSAHHLKVHLRVHTGERPYKCPHCDYAGTQSGSLKYHLQRHHREQRSGAGPGPPPEPPPPPQRGSAPSQGAKPNPTPPTWAEGAMSSRLPSSATAPSRRKPVSPGRTLRNGRGGEAEPLDLSLRAGTGGEAGAGGSLHRCLFCPFATGAPELMALHLQVHHSRRARGRRPPQSAPSPPSSACVLSGELTPSPPQDGNGSPGLSRQGEAAGAGVGGQER